TGTTATAAATACGTTCTGTAATTTCTTTACAAGCATCGTAAGGCGATTTTCCCTGGCGCATTAGTTCTACAACCATTGCACTTCCAGCAGTTCTAATTACGGCTTCGCCTAAACCCGTTGCTGCTGCTGCTCCTACTTCGTTATCCAAGAAAAGACCCGCGCCGATTATTGGGGAGTCACCGACGCGTCCGTGCATTTTCCAAGCTGCACCGCTCGTGGTACATCCGCCAGAAAGATTGCCTTCTTGGTCTAACATTAGCATACTGATGGTATCGTGATTTTCTATATTAATAACTGGTTTGTATTTAGAATCTTCCAGCCATTTTTTCCAGTCTTTCTCCGATTCTGGAGTCAATAAATTTTCTTCTTTAAAACCTTCAGATAACGCGAATTGCAAAGCGCCTTGTCCCGCCAACATTACGTGAGGCGTATTTTGCAATACTCTTTTTGCAACAGAAATGGGGTGTTTGATTCCTTGCAGAAAGCAAACAGAACCGCAGTTGCTGTTATGATCCATAATGCAGGCATCAAGAGTAACTTTTCCTTCACGGTCTGGATATCCACCGTAACCTACACTACGAACAGTCGGATCGGCTTCAGGTATTTTCATTCCAGCTTCGATGGCATCTAATGCTGATTTTCCTTCTTTTAAATTTTTCCAAGATTCTTTATTAGCAGGCAGACCATGATTCCATGTCGAGATGATGATGGGTTTCTGCTGTTTTTTCTCTTTTATTTCTTCAACTTCATTTTCATGATTTGCAGCAAATCCGCTTACACCCAAAACAGAACTTACGGCTAAGGTGCCTAAAGCTGTTTTCTTGATAAAATCTCTTCTATTTGACATGTGGTTTTTTGTTTTTGGTTCAACATTTAGAATATATTCTTCTTAATGCTGCAATTTACTTCGTAAAAATTTTTAATCCCAGTAAAATCGACTATAACGACGCTTTTACCGACTTAATTGTTTTTAAATTACTCTCTGATAAAGCATTTCCGTCAAAAAATGAAACTCCTGTTGCGCCATTTTTCTTCGCTTCTAGAATCGCTTCTTTCAATTCTGCATCCGATTTTAAACCTGGAATGTAGATTCCAGTATTTACTTTCGTTGGTTTTCCTTCTAGATCTGCTACGCCTTGTTTGGTTGCATAACCTACCCAGTCAATTTCTTCATCATAAAAACTATGATAAATCATTGGATACACTTCGTCAATATTCCATTTATCCCAACGCTGGCGCACCATATGATCTGCCATTTCTGGATAAGGAAATACTGCTGCCGTTAATTTTTTATTGTATTTGTGAGCAATTTTGTATGCATCGTCAACCACAGCTTTTACCGCATTTAATCTGAAATTTTTCCATTCCATATCAATTGAGGTATTGTGGCTATTTTTTGGATTTTTATGATGTTCTTTTTCGAATTTGCTTACGCAGGCATCACAATAACAGAAATCAAATTGTGGTAATTCTGTATCTTGAACCAAGTTGTATTTTGGCAATAAACTGATTGGCAGGAAAATATCTGGGAAGCGAATGTAATCTAAATGTACACTTTCGATTCCTTCTACTTTTGCCAAACCTTCAACCAAGCCTAAAACGTGGTTTCTAGATTCTTCTTTAGTTGGGCAAAGCCATTGGTAATAATCTACATATGGACGATTGTCGAAGCAAGATTTTCCTTCTTTACTTACTTGATACCAATCTGGATGCTGTAATGCTACAGAGTCATTCGGGCGGTTCATTGCCATGATCCAAGCGTGTACTTTTAGTCCTTCTTTTGCTGCAAGCGGAACCAATCTTGCTAATAGTTTCGGATCTGTTTGCGTGTTAATTAAAACTTCATCGATTCCGCCGTCTTTGTATTTTTTGAATTCTTTCGAATAATCTGCATCCGATTTTTTAGCGTCAGCAGTCGTCCAAACAGCAAAAGTGAATTTACCATTTTCCTGATCTTTGGTTTCTTTTTGTCCGCAAGAGAATAAACTCAGCGAAAGCGCTAATACTAAAACTTTTGATAGTTTTTGCAACTTACTCATTCGTAATAATTTTACCATCTTCTTTAATTATTAAGGTTTTGTTTGAAAAAGGACTTTTTACCAAGATATTAAATCCTGATGAATGATTTTCTAAAATGGGCTTTAAAGTCTTTCCGTCAACCACTATATTTTTTTTACTGATATTCTGAATAGATTTTGCCCAAGATTTATTCTTTTCGAAATATCTTTTTTGAGCTCTGTATAAAGTATACAGTTCCCATTTTACTTTTTCTTCCTGCGGAATTACAAATTTATCTTCGCTTTCTTTTGAAGAAAAGTATACATAAGCCCATTTTTCGGGCTCATGCATATTAATGACTCCCATAGGCGACCAAACCCAATTGTATTCTGGGAGAAACTTTCCTTCTGTATCTTTTTTACGTTCGTACTTTCCGTCAACAACAGAATGCTGCCAATTTACTCGAGAGAAATTGACTTTCCAGAATTTATCTTTAGGAACAATATTATCATGATAAGATGTTTTATAAACCGACCATGGAATGGCAATTTCTAAGGTCCAGCCTTTATCAATATCTGATGCATTGTTTAAAGTTCCGTCTACTTTTACAGCCGATTTTAAACCATCGATATTCCAATCGTTTAAAACCGTATTTTTTTCGCGGTAGGGTTTATTGATAAACAAATCCCAAGCGGTGTTTAATGCATTTATTTCTAATTCATAATAATTATGCGTATCATTATCTGGATCAATAAAAACCTCAAAATCATTATTATAGAAAATAATTGTATCGCGTTGTCTAAGATTTGCCCAAACATGAGGCTCTTCCATCTTAGCCAGAATATAGTAGTAATTATCGTCCCAGAGCATTTTAACCTGAGTTTTGTATTTTGGAGTTTCAACTCCTTCTATGTCGACAAAAGGTGTTGTCCAAGCTGCTTTTTCCCAAGCTTTATCTGCTTCATCGCCGTCAATAACAATTTCTTTTGACGTTTTATACGCAATATAACTTTTTGGTGTAACCTCTTTTTCAGATTGCGCATACCCTATCAAACCAACAAAAAAAACGGCAAGGGACAATAATTTACCTCTACTATGCATCTTTATATTATAAACTATTATCTTTTGTAAACTGAATTACTTCACTTAATTTTCCGAAAGCGATTGCTACATGAGTATCTGCCGCACCGTAATAAACTGCTAATTTATCTTCTTCAAAATCGTGTAATGCAGCACATGGGAAAACTACATTTGGTACATCTCCAACCATTTCATACGTTTCTGCAGGTCCTAATAAATACGGCTGTGTTCTGTACTTTACTTGATCTGGCGCGTCTGTTTCTAATAATGCTGAACCCATTGCATAACGGAAACCGTTGCAAGTATTGATAACTCCGTGGTAAATCATTAACCAACCTTCGTCAGTTAAAATCGGAATTGGTCCTGCACCTACTTTTGTACATTGCCAAGCACTTTTTTCAAATGGAGATGGTTTCATCACTAATCTGTGTTCTCCCCAATATTTCATATCTGGGCTGTAGCTGATCCAGATATCTCCAAAAGGCGTATGTCCATTATCACTTGGACGGCTTAACATGGCGTATTTACCGTTAATTTTTTGAGGGAATAAAACTCCGTTTCTGTTGAATGGTAAAAAGGCATTTTCGCATTGGAAAAATTCTTTAAAGTCAAAAGTATAACCAATACCAATTGTTGGTCCGTTATAACCGTTACACCAAGTAATCCAGTAACGATCTTCGATCCAAACCACACGAGGATCGTACTTATAAGCAGATTCGATCATTTCTGTATTTCCAGATTTCATTTCAATTGGTTCGTGGTTGATGTCCCAATTGATACCATCTTTACTGAAACCAGCAAAAATATTCATCTGAACTGCTTTATTATCACATCTAAAAACCCCAGCATATCCGTCTCCAAAAGGTACAACTGCACTATTGAATATACTGTTTGAAGAAGGAATCGAATATCTGTCGATAATTGGATTCTCAGAATATCTCCACATTACATCTTTACTGTTTTCGGGTCTGTCTTGCCAAGGAATAGTACTCATTTTTTTTGTTTTTTTATTTATTAGTTTTTTTATTCTTTACTTAAACACATAAAATCATAGCTTTTTGGCGCGTACAAAAGGCGTTTCACTTGTTTTAATAAACATAGCGTCACGGACAATCTTACGTTCCCGTAGTTGAAACTACGGGCTATGTTCAAAGCTATGACTAGTTTCTTTCTACACTTTTTCAAAGTCAAAAAAATCTATGTTTCTATGTGTTTAAAAATATTTCAAAATTCTTACCTCTAGAATCTCGCTTTTCCCTCTATTATCTTATTTCTATTATCTTATTTCTATTATCTTGCTTCTGTTATCTTGCTTCTGTTATCTTGCTTCTATTATCTTGCTTCTATTATCTACTCTTCTATCTTCCTAACTCGATCCAGCCAAGTAAACTTCAATACCGTAGTCGTTACTAAAAACACAACTAAAGCAACCGCCGCTTTTGGATAATCTCTGATGATGAAATAAATCGGAAGCAGAATCATGCTTGACTGCCATACAATTCCGATTACACAATTCATCATATCCAGATAGAAATCATTATTTTTTTGGAAAGATTGATCTTCGGCTTTTAACTGTTTGTAAAC
The Flavobacterium humidisoli DNA segment above includes these coding regions:
- a CDS encoding isoaspartyl peptidase/L-asparaginase family protein; this translates as MSNRRDFIKKTALGTLAVSSVLGVSGFAANHENEVEEIKEKKQQKPIIISTWNHGLPANKESWKNLKEGKSALDAIEAGMKIPEADPTVRSVGYGGYPDREGKVTLDACIMDHNSNCGSVCFLQGIKHPISVAKRVLQNTPHVMLAGQGALQFALSEGFKEENLLTPESEKDWKKWLEDSKYKPVINIENHDTISMLMLDQEGNLSGGCTTSGAAWKMHGRVGDSPIIGAGLFLDNEVGAAAATGLGEAVIRTAGSAMVVELMRQGKSPYDACKEITERIYNKHKNHKDMEYLQVGFIALNKNGEYAGYSLRSGFNFAVSDDVKGHRMEDAKFKMSWDK
- a CDS encoding putative glycoside hydrolase encodes the protein MSKLQKLSKVLVLALSLSLFSCGQKETKDQENGKFTFAVWTTADAKKSDADYSKEFKKYKDGGIDEVLINTQTDPKLLARLVPLAAKEGLKVHAWIMAMNRPNDSVALQHPDWYQVSKEGKSCFDNRPYVDYYQWLCPTKEESRNHVLGLVEGLAKVEGIESVHLDYIRFPDIFLPISLLPKYNLVQDTELPQFDFCYCDACVSKFEKEHHKNPKNSHNTSIDMEWKNFRLNAVKAVVDDAYKIAHKYNKKLTAAVFPYPEMADHMVRQRWDKWNIDEVYPMIYHSFYDEEIDWVGYATKQGVADLEGKPTKVNTGIYIPGLKSDAELKEAILEAKKNGATGVSFFDGNALSESNLKTIKSVKASL
- a CDS encoding carbohydrate-binding family 9-like protein, with amino-acid sequence MHSRGKLLSLAVFFVGLIGYAQSEKEVTPKSYIAYKTSKEIVIDGDEADKAWEKAAWTTPFVDIEGVETPKYKTQVKMLWDDNYYYILAKMEEPHVWANLRQRDTIIFYNNDFEVFIDPDNDTHNYYELEINALNTAWDLFINKPYREKNTVLNDWNIDGLKSAVKVDGTLNNASDIDKGWTLEIAIPWSVYKTSYHDNIVPKDKFWKVNFSRVNWQHSVVDGKYERKKDTEGKFLPEYNWVWSPMGVINMHEPEKWAYVYFSSKESEDKFVIPQEEKVKWELYTLYRAQKRYFEKNKSWAKSIQNISKKNIVVDGKTLKPILENHSSGFNILVKSPFSNKTLIIKEDGKIITNE
- a CDS encoding glycoside hydrolase family 130 protein, giving the protein MSTIPWQDRPENSKDVMWRYSENPIIDRYSIPSSNSIFNSAVVPFGDGYAGVFRCDNKAVQMNIFAGFSKDGINWDINHEPIEMKSGNTEMIESAYKYDPRVVWIEDRYWITWCNGYNGPTIGIGYTFDFKEFFQCENAFLPFNRNGVLFPQKINGKYAMLSRPSDNGHTPFGDIWISYSPDMKYWGEHRLVMKPSPFEKSAWQCTKVGAGPIPILTDEGWLMIYHGVINTCNGFRYAMGSALLETDAPDQVKYRTQPYLLGPAETYEMVGDVPNVVFPCAALHDFEEDKLAVYYGAADTHVAIAFGKLSEVIQFTKDNSL